A single genomic interval of uncultured Desulfobulbus sp. harbors:
- a CDS encoding PAS domain S-box protein, protein MTKQESKVASKDQFRRKAERLSEIFTLQRGSNQSSSSAQEMRELLHELYVHQIELEIQNEELRRMQEELEASRARLFDLFEMAPVGYLTLCAKGLIQNANLTAATLLGAPRSALLKQPFVRFVHIDDVDHSYRQQKTIHGTDLPLSCEVRIVKPDHSTLWAQLTIASLEPSDENSLSRLIITDITELKELELALQESEERYRYLFASASDALFIIDSQSGRIIDVNTRALELYQYSAGELIDTPCQNLAASQDSSCWFASEGLAHPNGVLIIPSHLHKKKDGTIFSVEITARCLPLGGQNRFFMAVRDNSERKFIESVMAARLRLLRAANERPLDELLQKTLDEAEALTRSQIGFFHFLNPDQQSMSLQSWSSNTLERQCKTDRTNLHYSLNQAGVWSECIHKRKPVIHNDYKTLPERKGLPKGHVEIVRELVVPVLRDHTVVALIGLGNKPTDYNQQDIQVVSTLADLAWDIALRKQAEMALRESEQQYRILFESASDALLFINADTIQITQVNEQAVTLYGYSRQDFSGMVATDLSAENDKTRRFLQQASQEPGAIFHVPMREHRKIDGTIFPVEITGRSLPYKGHPRLLISIRDISERVTADRALRMSERQRLEEQKIANNKLIEQAENLSSIYNALDNVGVIVCDLLEDDARIKVFNVGAEKMFGYPSKQVLGASIGLIYPHEDLNIIPAQVHKLRQGETIQFSNMALVRSSGERFPAVVSMNPFSREGGQFRRAIGIYRDISDLIITQLQLEAANEDLERRVEQRTWELQETQKQYLHAEKLSAIGKLSASIAHEFNNPLQGILAILKGLQKRAILEPEDRELLRAAIGESERIRELIRSLQEFNRPSAGKKSWLDIHKALDSLLLLHTNDFKKKRITVERHYAQQLPQIMAVSDQIKQVFLNLLTNAADACQVPGGRITLTTRHEENMVSIAIMDSGIGIPLENLETIFQPFFTTKPSIKGSGLGLSVSHGIITNHGGTITVESQPGEGATFTVKLPIKNELQHVYDSRKMPRE, encoded by the coding sequence ATGACGAAACAGGAATCCAAGGTCGCATCCAAAGACCAGTTTCGACGTAAGGCAGAACGCCTCAGCGAAATATTCACCCTGCAAAGGGGGAGCAATCAGAGCTCTTCTTCGGCACAAGAGATGCGTGAGCTGTTGCACGAACTCTATGTGCACCAGATTGAGCTGGAGATACAGAACGAGGAACTGCGCAGGATGCAGGAAGAACTCGAGGCGTCCCGAGCACGGTTGTTCGATCTGTTTGAAATGGCCCCGGTGGGCTATCTGACCCTGTGCGCCAAAGGGCTCATCCAGAATGCCAATCTCACTGCAGCGACGCTGCTTGGTGCCCCCCGAAGCGCCTTGCTCAAACAGCCCTTTGTCCGCTTTGTCCATATCGACGATGTCGACCACTCTTATCGACAACAAAAAACAATCCATGGCACCGATTTGCCTCTGAGTTGCGAGGTGCGGATCGTCAAACCGGATCACAGCACACTCTGGGCTCAGTTGACCATCGCATCACTGGAACCCAGCGACGAAAATTCCCTTTCCCGCCTGATCATCACCGACATCACCGAACTCAAAGAACTGGAACTGGCTCTGCAAGAGAGCGAAGAGCGGTACCGTTATCTTTTCGCATCGGCTTCAGATGCGCTCTTCATCATTGACAGCCAATCCGGACGAATCATAGACGTCAACACCAGGGCGCTTGAACTGTATCAATATTCTGCAGGCGAGTTGATCGATACCCCCTGCCAGAACCTTGCCGCCAGCCAAGACAGTTCATGCTGGTTTGCCAGCGAGGGACTGGCTCACCCCAACGGAGTGCTCATTATACCGTCCCACCTCCACAAGAAAAAAGATGGGACAATATTTTCTGTCGAGATCACGGCCCGCTGCCTTCCTCTAGGTGGTCAAAATCGTTTTTTCATGGCGGTCCGGGATAACTCGGAACGCAAATTTATCGAGTCGGTTATGGCTGCACGATTGCGGCTGCTGCGAGCTGCAAACGAACGCCCCCTGGACGAGTTGCTGCAAAAAACCCTTGATGAGGCGGAAGCACTGACCAGAAGCCAGATCGGCTTCTTTCATTTCTTGAATCCCGACCAACAAAGCATGTCGCTCCAGAGCTGGTCCTCCAATACACTTGAACGCCAGTGCAAGACGGATAGAACGAATCTGCATTACTCCCTCAATCAGGCCGGTGTCTGGTCCGAATGCATCCACAAACGCAAGCCGGTTATCCACAACGATTATAAAACGTTACCTGAGCGCAAGGGGTTACCCAAGGGGCATGTGGAAATCGTTCGCGAACTGGTCGTGCCTGTGTTACGTGATCATACCGTGGTGGCCCTTATTGGCCTGGGCAACAAACCCACCGATTACAATCAGCAGGACATACAGGTCGTCTCAACGCTTGCCGATCTGGCCTGGGATATAGCTCTACGCAAACAGGCTGAGATGGCACTCCGCGAAAGTGAGCAACAGTACCGAATCCTGTTTGAATCCGCCTCCGACGCCCTCTTGTTCATCAATGCCGACACCATCCAGATTACCCAGGTCAATGAACAAGCCGTTACCTTGTATGGGTATAGTCGTCAGGATTTCTCGGGCATGGTTGCCACGGATCTCTCCGCAGAAAATGACAAGACGCGTCGATTTCTTCAGCAAGCAAGCCAGGAGCCGGGTGCAATTTTTCATGTTCCGATGCGAGAACATCGCAAGATCGACGGTACCATTTTTCCGGTGGAGATCACTGGACGGTCCCTGCCGTACAAAGGCCATCCGAGACTCTTGATTTCCATCCGTGACATTTCCGAACGGGTCACTGCGGATAGGGCGCTGAGGATGAGCGAGCGACAGCGCCTTGAGGAGCAAAAAATCGCCAATAATAAACTTATCGAGCAAGCCGAAAACCTCTCCTCGATTTACAATGCCCTGGACAATGTTGGCGTGATCGTTTGCGATCTGCTTGAGGACGATGCCCGGATCAAAGTGTTTAACGTCGGGGCAGAAAAAATGTTTGGCTATCCGAGTAAGCAGGTTCTCGGCGCATCGATCGGTCTGATCTATCCGCACGAGGACCTGAATATCATTCCAGCCCAGGTGCACAAGCTGCGACAAGGCGAGACCATCCAATTCTCCAATATGGCCTTGGTCAGGAGTTCGGGCGAACGATTTCCGGCGGTCGTTTCCATGAATCCCTTCTCCCGGGAAGGAGGTCAGTTCAGACGGGCTATCGGTATTTATCGCGACATATCCGATTTAATAATAACTCAACTGCAGCTTGAGGCCGCCAACGAAGATCTGGAGCGCCGGGTTGAACAACGGACCTGGGAACTCCAGGAAACCCAAAAGCAGTATCTGCATGCGGAAAAGCTCTCGGCCATCGGCAAACTCTCGGCCTCCATAGCCCATGAATTCAACAACCCGCTGCAGGGAATCCTTGCTATCCTCAAAGGGTTGCAGAAGCGGGCTATCCTGGAACCGGAGGACAGAGAACTGCTCCGGGCCGCCATTGGCGAGAGCGAACGCATCAGGGAACTGATTCGCAGTTTGCAGGAATTCAACCGCCCCAGTGCCGGAAAAAAATCCTGGCTCGATATTCACAAGGCGCTTGATTCCCTGCTCTTGCTGCACACAAACGATTTCAAAAAGAAACGGATCACGGTTGAACGCCATTACGCACAACAACTCCCGCAAATCATGGCTGTTTCAGATCAGATAAAGCAGGTTTTTCTCAACCTGCTGACCAATGCAGCCGATGCCTGCCAAGTCCCTGGTGGGCGGATCACCCTCACCACCAGGCATGAGGAAAACATGGTGTCCATTGCGATCATGGACAGCGGGATCGGTATTCCACTGGAAAATTTGGAAACAATCTTCCAGCCATTTTTCACCACCAAACCCTCCATCAAAGGCTCGGGATTAGGGCTTTCCGTGTCTCATGGCATCATCACCAACCATGGCGGAACGATTACCGTAGAGAGCCAACCAGGGGAAGGCGCAACCTTCACGGTTAAATTACCCATCAAAAATGAATTACAGCACGTATATGACTCTCGTAAAATGCCTCGAGAATGA
- a CDS encoding response regulator, whose amino-acid sequence MAQHEQERTSILFVDDEEVIRKSLSRELQLEGFEITSLASGDEALNVLESSNFDLVITDLMMPGIDGFGVLKAAKRLSPITSVIILTGYGDMHSAIDALRLGADDFTIKPCEVEELVFRIRRCLDKQNLLRNLSLQNKRLEEEITCRQQIERQLIESENRFRMALDASSNGVWDRNLETGDVYFGENWHKTLGYEDRNELNSQAFEKLLHPEDRERVLALREAHIQGKTPRYEAEYRLRTKDGEWKWILSRGKAIERDEAGKALRIIGTHTDITLLKEIEAELSRAHEELEQRVHERTVELSESNVALNVLLKKREKDQEALGEQVLSNTSKLILPFLDRLKESDLSEEQRMLVDIIATNIDELTSPFAPNVSDKLSLLTPAEIQVANLIKMGKRTKEIAALMHLSPGTIGIHRRNIRKKLDLTHQKINLQTTLAINS is encoded by the coding sequence ATGGCACAACATGAACAGGAAAGAACTTCCATACTTTTTGTCGATGATGAAGAGGTCATCCGAAAGTCGCTCTCCCGTGAACTGCAACTCGAAGGATTTGAGATAACGTCGCTAGCCAGCGGTGATGAAGCGCTCAATGTATTGGAATCAAGTAATTTTGATCTGGTTATTACCGATTTGATGATGCCGGGCATTGATGGCTTTGGCGTGCTCAAGGCAGCCAAAAGGCTTTCACCCATCACCAGCGTCATCATTCTCACCGGGTACGGAGACATGCATTCCGCCATTGATGCCCTGCGTCTTGGAGCCGACGATTTTACCATTAAACCCTGTGAAGTTGAGGAACTCGTCTTTCGCATCCGCCGCTGCCTGGATAAACAGAATCTGTTGAGAAATCTGAGCCTGCAGAATAAACGACTGGAAGAAGAAATCACTTGCCGGCAGCAGATCGAACGACAGTTGATTGAAAGCGAAAACCGTTTCAGAATGGCCCTCGATGCCTCCTCCAACGGTGTCTGGGATCGTAATCTTGAGACAGGCGATGTCTATTTTGGCGAAAACTGGCATAAGACGCTCGGTTACGAGGACAGGAATGAACTCAACAGCCAGGCCTTTGAAAAGCTGCTCCACCCGGAGGACAGGGAGCGGGTCCTGGCTTTGCGTGAGGCCCATATCCAGGGAAAAACCCCACGGTATGAAGCCGAATACCGTCTTCGGACCAAAGACGGCGAGTGGAAGTGGATCCTCTCCCGGGGCAAGGCGATAGAGCGCGATGAGGCCGGCAAAGCCCTTCGGATCATTGGCACCCATACGGACATCACCCTTTTGAAAGAAATCGAAGCCGAGCTCTCTCGGGCCCATGAGGAACTCGAACAACGCGTGCATGAACGGACGGTGGAACTGTCGGAATCCAATGTGGCATTGAACGTTCTTTTGAAAAAAAGGGAAAAAGATCAGGAGGCGCTCGGCGAACAGGTGCTCTCCAACACATCCAAACTGATCTTGCCTTTCTTGGACCGCCTCAAGGAAAGCGATCTCAGCGAGGAGCAAAGGATGCTGGTGGATATCATTGCAACCAACATCGATGAACTGACCTCTCCTTTTGCCCCCAACGTTTCCGACAAATTGTCCCTGCTGACTCCGGCCGAAATCCAGGTCGCCAATCTGATCAAAATGGGAAAAAGGACCAAGGAGATTGCCGCCCTCATGCATCTCTCCCCTGGAACTATTGGTATCCACAGAAGAAATATCCGAAAAAAACTGGATCTGACGCACCAGAAAATCAATTTGCAAACTACCCTGGCCATTAACTCCTAG
- a CDS encoding response regulator, whose product MKIKSILLVDDESVILDSLSRELKVAHPTFDIHVANSGAEAIDQINAQNLDLVVTDLLMPGLDGFQVLKAVKDKDPQTCVIILTGYADMESSIDALRLGADDFLQKPCDVDELLYRISNCFNKQNLQNRVQFYETILPVCSYCKKIRVDDRKNPHNGLWFEFEEYMHKVRKVNVSHGCCPTCYAQMKKEFHSHFHKGERRQK is encoded by the coding sequence ATGAAGATAAAGTCGATTTTACTTGTTGACGACGAAAGTGTGATACTCGACTCACTCTCCAGAGAACTCAAAGTCGCCCATCCCACTTTCGATATCCACGTGGCGAACAGTGGCGCGGAGGCAATTGATCAGATCAACGCCCAAAATCTTGATCTGGTGGTGACTGACCTGTTGATGCCGGGTCTGGATGGGTTCCAGGTCTTGAAGGCTGTAAAAGACAAAGATCCGCAGACCTGCGTCATTATTCTCACCGGATATGCCGACATGGAGTCTTCCATTGATGCCCTTCGACTCGGGGCCGATGATTTCCTGCAGAAGCCCTGTGATGTTGATGAACTCCTCTACAGAATATCCAACTGCTTCAACAAACAAAACCTGCAAAACAGAGTGCAATTCTACGAGACCATCCTCCCGGTCTGCAGCTACTGCAAAAAAATTCGAGTGGATGACCGGAAAAACCCTCACAATGGATTGTGGTTCGAATTCGAGGAGTACATGCACAAGGTCCGTAAGGTCAACGTGTCCCACGGGTGCTGCCCAACATGTTATGCGCAAATGAAAAAAGAATTTCATAGCCACTTTCATAAGGGAGAACGCAGGCAAAAATAA
- a CDS encoding universal stress protein — protein MLDIHKIVVPVDFHQHTEELALFAIDVANKIEAVPVFIHVIENFTLSAEYGDIVPASFSQMENEMRSQAEQKMKELINNNKSTCPECTGKILIGDVADCIVDFADKEKSIGLIIMATHGTKGIEKILLGSVADRVLKRAHCPILVFNPYRGERGYKITSSIAEVVQPV, from the coding sequence ATGCTCGATATTCACAAAATAGTTGTACCTGTTGATTTTCATCAACATACCGAAGAGTTAGCCCTATTTGCGATTGACGTGGCCAACAAAATAGAGGCTGTGCCGGTTTTCATCCATGTGATCGAAAATTTTACCCTTTCAGCCGAATACGGCGACATAGTACCGGCATCTTTTTCACAGATGGAAAACGAGATGCGCTCGCAAGCGGAACAGAAAATGAAAGAACTCATTAACAACAACAAAAGCACCTGCCCGGAATGCACCGGAAAAATTCTTATCGGCGATGTTGCCGATTGCATCGTCGATTTTGCCGACAAAGAAAAAAGTATCGGACTTATTATCATGGCGACGCATGGCACGAAAGGGATTGAAAAAATCCTGCTCGGCAGCGTTGCCGACCGGGTCCTGAAACGAGCACATTGTCCAATACTCGTTTTCAATCCCTACCGGGGCGAAAGAGGTTACAAGATCACCTCTTCCATTGCCGAGGTGGTTCAGCCGGTTTGA
- a CDS encoding Hsp20/alpha crystallin family protein: protein MNESKKEAKKQSVQKIPSQPPTPESFRSPIQSNFHNEIARLFDEYMPHRWWHQFPFSWPGQINPHLTAFEGKTPSIDVIDRDGEVLVKAELPGVDKENISLAIANGVLTLEAKIDKEEKEEKEQYYRREICRGSFKRIIELPAAVKEEECKASFKNGVLELTLPKVEKTKRSTIKIE, encoded by the coding sequence ATGAATGAATCAAAAAAAGAAGCAAAGAAGCAGTCAGTTCAGAAAATTCCGTCTCAGCCCCCCACACCTGAGAGTTTCAGGAGCCCCATCCAATCAAATTTTCACAATGAAATTGCAAGATTATTTGACGAATATATGCCACACCGCTGGTGGCATCAATTTCCTTTCAGCTGGCCGGGCCAGATCAATCCACACTTGACAGCCTTCGAAGGAAAGACTCCCAGCATCGACGTGATTGACCGGGATGGCGAGGTCCTGGTCAAGGCAGAATTGCCAGGAGTGGACAAGGAGAATATTTCTCTGGCGATCGCTAACGGCGTTCTGACCCTGGAGGCAAAAATAGACAAGGAGGAAAAAGAGGAGAAGGAACAGTACTACCGAAGAGAAATTTGTCGCGGTTCCTTTAAACGCATAATCGAACTCCCCGCCGCAGTCAAGGAGGAGGAGTGTAAGGCATCCTTCAAAAACGGCGTCCTTGAGCTGACCTTACCCAAGGTGGAAAAAACAAAACGTTCGACCATCAAAATTGAATAA